From Levilactobacillus zymae, a single genomic window includes:
- a CDS encoding cation:dicarboxylate symporter family transporter: MKRYRSYRLSLGWQILIGLVLGIVLGVIFYQNKMAITAMQNIGNMFIGLIQMIVLPIVVSCLTVGIANMGDIKQLGRVGGKTLIYFEIMTTIAIALGLLVGNVFHPGSFIDIHQLHSTDISQYVSTAKSAKNTGIWATLMGIIPTNFFKSLSEGDMMPVIFFSVFFGLGTAAIGKQGKIIIDFLDAVSQVMFRVTNWVMHTAPIGVCALIGVTIAQMGLSALAPLGYFIILAYATMAIFILVFMGLVARLFGFRLWDLLTVIKDEAILAFSTASSEATLPRLIDKMDKFGVSQGIVSFVIPTGYTFNLDGSAIYQSLAALFLAQAYHIHLSLGQQITLLVVLMITSKGMAGVPGASFVVLLATVSTIGVPMSGLTFIAGIDRLVDMGRTAVNVVGNSLATVVIGKSEHEFSEEKSQAYLANMRAGKKA, translated from the coding sequence ATGAAGAGATACCGAAGTTACCGGCTTAGTTTAGGCTGGCAAATTTTAATTGGGTTAGTCTTAGGAATTGTTTTAGGAGTCATTTTCTACCAGAACAAAATGGCCATTACCGCCATGCAGAACATCGGGAACATGTTCATTGGCCTGATCCAAATGATCGTCTTACCAATCGTGGTTTCCTGTTTAACCGTGGGGATTGCCAACATGGGTGACATTAAGCAGTTAGGTCGGGTCGGCGGGAAGACGCTGATCTACTTTGAAATTATGACGACGATTGCGATTGCCCTCGGGCTGTTAGTCGGGAATGTCTTCCATCCTGGGTCGTTTATTGACATTCACCAACTACATAGCACGGATATCAGTCAATACGTCTCTACGGCCAAATCAGCCAAGAATACGGGAATCTGGGCAACCCTCATGGGCATTATTCCCACCAACTTCTTCAAATCCTTGAGTGAAGGCGATATGATGCCCGTCATCTTCTTCTCCGTCTTCTTCGGGTTGGGGACCGCGGCCATCGGCAAGCAGGGGAAAATCATTATTGATTTCCTAGATGCCGTTTCGCAAGTCATGTTCCGCGTCACGAACTGGGTGATGCATACCGCGCCCATCGGGGTTTGTGCCCTGATTGGGGTCACCATTGCCCAAATGGGGCTCTCCGCGTTAGCTCCCCTGGGCTACTTCATCATCTTGGCGTACGCCACCATGGCGATCTTCATCCTGGTCTTCATGGGCCTAGTTGCCCGGCTCTTCGGTTTTCGTCTGTGGGACCTGCTGACGGTGATTAAGGATGAAGCCATCCTGGCTTTCTCCACGGCCAGTTCCGAAGCCACGTTACCGCGGTTAATTGATAAGATGGATAAGTTCGGGGTCAGTCAGGGGATTGTTTCCTTTGTGATTCCAACCGGCTACACCTTCAACCTGGACGGGTCGGCCATTTATCAATCGCTAGCGGCCTTATTCCTGGCTCAGGCCTACCACATCCACTTGAGCTTAGGCCAGCAGATTACCCTGTTAGTGGTCCTGATGATCACTAGTAAGGGGATGGCCGGGGTTCCCGGTGCGTCCTTCGTGGTCTTACTTGCGACGGTTTCGACGATTGGGGTCCCTATGAGTGGGTTAACCTTTATCGCCGGGATTGACCGGTTAGTCGACATGGGGCGGACCGCCGTTAACGTGGTGGGGAACTCCCTGGCCACGGTGGTCATTGGTAAGTCCGAACATGAATTTAGCGAAGAAAAGAGTCAGGCTTATCTCGCCAATATGCGAGCGGGGAAGAAAGCCTAA